One stretch of Streptomyces sp. NBC_00443 DNA includes these proteins:
- a CDS encoding SCO4402 family protein has product MTVQGSDSSSRRARRSSTMGGMPLNDMPWWRWRSNVRSALHMLSDQTFQRDVWLAGVDGYGDVTDAVYRLVEDTWLDSWSAEKYVGTIFRDSQEAALVDTAVLRVLRIMHQVGPDAAVSAYVENQGWPEAVRAARDAHVRMAMADDEDPDAPPRTLELLRIMTRSA; this is encoded by the coding sequence ATGACTGTGCAAGGTTCGGATAGCTCTTCCCGTCGCGCCCGTCGCTCCTCCACCATGGGCGGCATGCCACTCAACGACATGCCGTGGTGGCGCTGGCGCAGCAATGTGCGCTCCGCGCTGCACATGCTCTCCGACCAGACGTTCCAGCGGGACGTCTGGCTGGCCGGTGTCGACGGGTACGGCGACGTCACCGACGCCGTGTACCGCCTCGTCGAGGACACCTGGCTGGACAGCTGGTCCGCCGAGAAGTACGTCGGCACGATCTTCCGGGACTCGCAGGAGGCGGCGCTCGTCGACACCGCCGTGCTGCGCGTGCTGCGGATCATGCACCAGGTCGGCCCGGACGCGGCGGTCTCCGCCTACGTCGAGAACCAGGGGTGGCCGGAGGCGGTGCGGGCGGCGCGGGACGCGCATGTCCGGATGGCCATGGCCGACGACGAGGACCCGGACGCCCCGCCGCGCACCCTCGAACTGCTGCGGATCATGACGCGCTCCGCGTGA
- a CDS encoding ABC transporter substrate-binding protein encodes MTGRRPTRSTLFPTITDRPVRAAARSAAAVVACASLAVGCGVIPGATGGSGDDTITVMTWAPEGTKATNKPGMPAFAQAYARWINAHGGLDGRKLEVLTCNDRNDSVAAARCADRAVEENAVAVIGSYSQFGETFLPSLESAGIPYIGGYGVTNAEFTSPLSYPVNGGQPTLLAGLGRELARSCGPVALVRPDSIAGDELPPLLDSGLRAGRHTSSADQLAAEDATEYGTQSERALEYATTDLAEKGCVVPALGDRTSTFMDSFRRSREDYRDVRTATVLGNVDQTVINTTGGAAVYDGSYISGWYPVTSDPRWDAMKKVISEQAFGDNRIDPADAGVQTTWIAYTVFKKVVESLGDGEVTANSVRGALNKGLKVSTGGLTPALQWKFQDVLATVGYPRLVNRKVTLQVVRDGQLVAARKGFIDVTSTLQNADVN; translated from the coding sequence ATGACCGGCAGGCGACCCACCCGCAGCACGCTTTTCCCCACGATCACCGACCGGCCCGTCAGAGCAGCCGCTCGCTCTGCGGCTGCCGTGGTGGCGTGTGCGTCGCTCGCCGTCGGATGCGGGGTCATCCCAGGTGCCACGGGGGGCTCCGGGGATGACACGATCACCGTCATGACCTGGGCCCCGGAGGGCACCAAGGCGACCAACAAGCCCGGCATGCCCGCCTTCGCGCAGGCGTACGCCCGCTGGATCAACGCCCACGGCGGCCTCGACGGTCGCAAGCTCGAGGTCCTCACCTGCAACGACCGCAACGACAGCGTGGCCGCGGCCCGGTGCGCCGACCGCGCGGTCGAGGAGAACGCCGTCGCGGTCATCGGCTCCTACAGCCAGTTCGGCGAGACCTTCCTGCCGTCGCTGGAGAGCGCCGGAATCCCGTACATAGGCGGCTACGGCGTCACCAACGCCGAGTTCACCAGCCCGCTGTCCTACCCCGTCAACGGCGGCCAGCCCACCCTCCTGGCCGGCCTCGGCAGGGAACTGGCCCGCTCGTGCGGCCCCGTGGCGCTGGTCCGTCCCGACAGCATCGCGGGCGACGAGCTCCCGCCGCTGCTCGACTCCGGCCTCCGGGCGGGCAGGCACACGTCCTCGGCCGACCAGCTGGCCGCGGAGGACGCCACCGAGTACGGCACCCAGTCGGAGCGGGCGCTGGAGTACGCCACCACCGACCTGGCGGAGAAGGGCTGTGTGGTGCCCGCCCTCGGCGACCGCACCAGCACCTTCATGGACTCCTTCCGGCGCTCCCGCGAGGACTACCGCGACGTGCGCACCGCCACCGTCCTCGGCAACGTCGACCAGACCGTGATCAACACGACCGGCGGGGCGGCGGTGTACGACGGTTCGTACATCTCCGGCTGGTATCCGGTCACGAGCGACCCGCGCTGGGACGCGATGAAGAAGGTGATCAGCGAGCAGGCCTTCGGCGACAACCGCATCGACCCCGCGGACGCCGGCGTGCAGACCACCTGGATCGCCTACACGGTGTTCAAGAAGGTCGTCGAGTCGCTGGGCGACGGCGAGGTGACCGCCAACTCCGTACGAGGGGCGCTGAACAAGGGCCTGAAGGTCTCCACGGGCGGGCTCACACCGGCCCTACAGTGGAAGTTCCAGGACGTCCTCGCCACCGTCGGCTATCCCCGTCTGGTCAACCGCAAGGTGACTCTCCAGGTCGTGCGGGACGGTCAGCTGGTGGCGGCCCGCAAGGGCTTCATCGACGTGACGAGCACGCTGCAGAACGCCGACGTGAACTGA